The Agrococcus sp. ProA11 genomic sequence GGCGCGGCCCGTGACGACCGTGCCACGGCCGGTGATCGTGAAGACGTCCTCGATCGGCATGAGGAACGGCTTGTCGCGGTCGCGGACCGGGTCCGGGATGTGGTCGTCAGCGGCCTGCATGAGCTCGAGGACCGCGTCGACCCACTTCTCTTCGCCCTCGAGCGCCTTCAGCGCCGAGACGCGGATGACGGGAGCGTTGTCGCCGTCGAAGTCCTGGCTCGAGAGCAGCTCGCGAACCTCGAGCTCGACGAGCTCCAGGATCTCCTCGTCCTCGACCATGTCGGACTTGTTGAGCGCGACCATCAGGTAGGGAACGCCGACCTGCTTCGCGAGCAGCACGTGCTCGCGCGTCTGCGCCATGGGGCCGTCGGTGGCGGCGACCACGAGGATCGCGCCGTCCATCTGGGCCGCACCCGTGATCATGTTCTTGATGTAGTCAGCGTGACCGGGGGCGTCGACGTGCGCGTAGTGGCGCTTCGGCGTCTCGTACTCGATGTGCGAGATGTTGATCGTGATGCCGCGCTGGCGCTCCTCGGGAGCGGAGTCGATGGTCGCGAAGTCGCGCTGCACGTTGGTCGCCGACGGGTACTTGTCAGCAAGGACCTTCGAGATGGCAGCCGACAGCGTCGTCTTGCCGTGGTCGACGTGACCGATCGTTCCGATGTTGA encodes the following:
- the tuf gene encoding elongation factor Tu, producing the protein MAKAKFERTKPHVNIGTIGHVDHGKTTLSAAISKVLADKYPSATNVQRDFATIDSAPEERQRGITINISHIEYETPKRHYAHVDAPGHADYIKNMITGAAQMDGAILVVAATDGPMAQTREHVLLAKQVGVPYLMVALNKSDMVEDEEILELVELEVRELLSSQDFDGDNAPVIRVSALKALEGEEKWVDAVLELMQAADDHIPDPVRDRDKPFLMPIEDVFTITGRGTVVTGRAERGTLAINSEVEIVGIRATQKTTVTGIEMFHKQLDEAWAGENCGLLLRGTKREDVERGQVVVKPGSVTPHTNFEGTAYILAKDEGGRHNPFFTNYRPQFYFRTTDVTGVISLPEGTEMVMPGDTTDMSVELIQPIAMEEGLGFAIREGGRTVGAGTVTKIVK